The Eubacterium sp. MSJ-33 genomic sequence TGAATGAGATACAGTCGGACACAGAACATATAGGTAAACAGAATTTGACTAAGGAAACAAACGACAATTCTATTTCTAATATAGAACCAACATACACAGAAGAAGCAGTAACATCAAAAACACAGCACAAAACAACTACATCCAAATACACGAATACACAAGTTTCTGCAAGAAACAGAAATATAGAAACGAAACCACAAACATCCCCACAATCATTCACGGAGATATCCGAGGATATAGAACGATTCCTGCGGCGCAATCACAGTGGCCGGGGAAGCTTTACAGCACGAGCATAGAAGAAGCAGGTATGAATGAAGTTCATACCCGGAATTGATTATTATACGAAGGGAGAGAAACAAATGGCAAATTTATATGGAGTATCTGCATATCAGCAGACGAACAGCACGTGGAACAACACCCGCACGAATAACACGAAGACAGACCGGAAGAATGCGGAGAAAACAGATGCACAGAAAACAGAGACAGACAGCGTGAAGACAACGACCTTCAACCCAGCCGATACGACAGGTTCGCTCGTCCCGACAACGAAGAGTGGATATGGGACGGTGATTGGAAATGTGGAACTGTCTGACAAAGCGAAGGACTATTACAACAAACTGAAAGCCAAGTTTGGAAATATGGATTTTATACTTGTAAGCAAGGACATGAAATCGCAGGTGCAGGCAAATGCGGCGGCATATGGCAATGCAATCAAGCAGGTTGTACTGATTGACGATGAGAAAATCGAGAAGATGGCAACGGATGAGTCTTTCCGGAGAAAATATGAAGGAATTATTGCGATGTCACAGGCAAAGCTGCAGGAGGCAAAAAACAGTCTGACAAGCAGTGGTGCAAGCGTAAATAACTTTGGTATGTCGGTTGACGCAAATGGAAAGGCGACATTCTTTGCAACTGTGGAAAAGGCGGCGAAAAAGAAGGCGGAAAAGAAAGCAGCAGAGAAGAAGGCTGCACAGAAGAAAGCGGAAAAGGCGAAAGATCAGAAGCTTGCTGAGAAAAAAACAGCAGAAAAGAAGGCCGATGAGAAGCGCGCGGAAGAATCCAAAAATGAAAAAACAACAACTGTAGATGAGAAGGAATACGTGCAGATCACAGTCGGTTCAATGGAAGAGCTGATTGACAAAGTTTCTTCTTATGCATATGGTAACTCTGAGCAAAATGTACTCACAGAAAGCGAAAAGAGTGTTGGACAGAAATTTGATTTCCGGGGATAGAGGTGACCGGTATGAAGATTGAAGATGCGAGAGTGCGGTACAACGTACAGATCAAAACCTACTACTCGAAGCAGAAGGAATTGTATGCGCGGAAACAGAAACTCGAAGAGAAGATAAAGACGACCGAGAATGGCGCGGAAGTTTACAAGGATGAGTCGGCGATTCTGGAGTTGCAATACAACGCTGTCGATGAGAAGAGACAGGAATATCAGGATTATATGGACAAACTGATGGAACAGTGGCGCATGATTTCAGACAAGATAGCAAGCAAACAGCAGTCGGACGCTATGGCAGATCAGGCAAAAGAAATGAACAAGATCATGCTTGTTGCAAGGCGGATTATGCATGGGGACAAGGTTCCGGCGAAAGATGAGAAAAAGCTGATGGAATATGATCCGAAGCTTTATATGATGGCAAAAAATGCAGCGGCAATGCTAGAGATGCGAAAACGCAAAGAACACAAATCACTGTGGGAGGATGAAGAAGAAAAGGAGCAGGTAAGCGCAACCGAAGAAGCAAATAATACGGAAGCATTTGCGGATGGACCAGAGGTTGTAGATGTGGAAACAACAATCAGCAATGCCACTGGGGAGCTTGATGCATCCGGAGAATAGGAAGGCTATTCAGGAGGTCGGTGAGTCGGACGGTAATGGAGAGATGAAATTATTATCGTATATATGCAGTTTGTATTGGCGTGGTGTCTGTCCCATAATGGATTTGAACGTTTTAATAAAATGGCTGGTCGAACTGAAGGCAAGGATATTGCCAATGTCGGTAAGGCTGTATTCAGAATAGAGGAGCATATTTGATGCTACCTCTATTTTTTTATTGGTAATATATTGCTGGATGGAGCATCCGGTTTCTTTCTTGAACAGACTGCTTAAGTAGTTTGGCGTTAAGTCGACTTCATTTGCCAGTTCTTCAACCCGGATTTTTTCGTGTAGGTGCAGGTAGATATAATCTTCGAGTTGTTTGACATATAAATTGTTCGAAGAAAGTTGATTTTTCTTTGTCTTTATAGAGGCGACCTGCTCAGTAAAATTCTGGATCATTTCTGTCTGTAACGAACAGACTTCATCGATTGACATACACAGATCCACACGCTGGATAAAAAGGTCGCTTAAATTATAGGCATCCTGAGGTTCCATTCCTCCACGGATAGCGTAGCGGGTTGTCAGGGTTGTAGAAGCAACAAAAAGATATTTGAATTGACGTATCGGATCATTTGAGAGCTTTCCGTTTCTGTTGCCACGAAACATTTTTTTACTTATCTCGATAACACGAGGGTCACCATTCATAACATAGATATATTGTAGAAGCTCCTCGTCATAGCCATGGTGGATGCGGTTGTCCTCACGTTGCAGGTAGGAGGCAATCGTAAGTTTTTTTTGAAAAGATGAATATTCACTCATAATTATAACTCCCCTAAAATATCGTAGATTTATGCTATTTATCATAGAAATATGATATATTTGCTTGATATCATAGTATAGAATTGCTGAAAAGACAAGCAAAAGAAAAATCATATAGATTAAAATAGGAGGTAGAAGCAGAATAATGAAGGCGAAATCAGTTTCTTTAATAGAAGGAAAAATCTTGAAATCCCTCGTGATGTTTGCGATTCCGATTCTGATCGGAAACATATTTCAACAGTTATACAATGTGGCAGATACCGCAATCATAGGAAATGTGCTGGGCGATCAGGCATTGGCAGCAGTTGGTGCAACATCGGCACTCTATTCGCTTGTAATTGGATTTGCAAATGGTATTACAAATGGATTTTCAGTCGTACTGGCTCGTGTGTTTGGCGAGAAGGACGAAGAAAAACTGAAACAGACGTCGGCATTGATTTACTTCCTGACTGTTATAATCTCCATCATATTGACTTTGGCAAGCGTGATTTCGCTGCATTCAATCTTAGTAATGCTGAAGACACCGGAAAATATATTGCCAAAGACAGAATCGTATTTGCACATCATACTCACATTTGCGATTGTTACGATGCTATATAATATGTTTTCCGGAATCCTTCGGGCGATTGGTGACAGTAAAACACCGTTGTATTTTCTGCTGCTATCATCTGCGCTGAATGTTGGATTGGATTTTCTGTTTGTGAAAGGACTGAACCGTGGGATTGGTGGTGCGGCTGAGGCAACCGTGATCGCTCAGATTGTTTCAGTATCGCTCTGTATCGTATACATATGGAAGAAATGTCCGGTGTTAAAGTTCTCTATGCGATATCTGAAATGGGATAAGGCGTTAGTAAAGGAATTGCTTTTAACCGGATTTTCGATGGGACTTATGCTGGTAGTTGTTTCCATTGGTTCCGTTGCATTGCAGAGTGCTGTGAACTCTCTTGGTGAGCAGATAATTGCGGCACATACTGCGGCAAGAAAAATTGATGAGATTTTTATGATGCCGCTTGGAACACTTGCCACGGCAGCAGCAACCTTTGCAAGTCAGAATTTCGGCGCAGGAAAATATGACCGGGTTTATAAGGGAATCAAAGACGCGGTGCTGATTGCCATTGGTTGGAGTGCCTGTGCGATCCTGATTGTGTTCGCCATCGGAAAATATATGGTGAAATGGCTGACGGGAACGTCCGATGCGGAAATAATAAGCAATGCACTTATGTACATGAAGATCAATATTGTATTCTTCCTTGTGCTGAGCATATTGCTTGTATTACGAAGCAGCCTGCAGGGAGTAGGCAGAAAAATTGTGCCGGTACTTGGAAGTGGCGTTGAGCTGATTTTGAAATTCGGTGCCGTGAACATTATAACGAATCGACTTGGGTATTTTGGTGTCTGTATTCTGGAGCCGATTATCTGGGGAATCTGTGCAATCATGGTATTGGTAGATTTTGTTGTATATCAGAAAACATATAAGAAGGTGCAGGCTGTGCAACCAGTGTAGAGCTACATAGATGCAGGAAAAAACAGGGCTTCCCATGAACGTGGGAAGTCTTTTTTTGTTGACAAAAATATATGGCTATCGTAGTGTATAGTTAATCGGGGACGGAGTTTTTGTCACGATACTGGGTCAAAAGAAGCGTCCGAAGGAGGAGTACAATGGGAAAACGATGGAGCAAATTGCAGAGCAGACTCTATAATCTGATGGATGAAAAAGCGGAATTTCAGATTCATTGCGCTTTGTATGAGATGAATTCAAATGATGGGTATCATGGAAATAAATTGCCGCGGTATTTTATAACGATAGGCAAGGATGTGGTGTTCGATTATCCGAAACAGTTTGATACGACGTTAAAATATGGGTGGAATTCATATCCGTGGGATTGCGATATTTCAGATATCTCAGATGTGATCGAAGCGTATATTGAGTGTCCGGAAAATGAATTAATGCAGCCATTTACAGATGATAAATGGGGGATAACAGATATCTTACGGGCGTGTGACCGTAGAATCGGGAAGCGGCGGCTTATCCAGATGCATGATGAGACAGAAAATGCGGTTGTAAGAGAGATTATTGAGAAGCGATTGAATCTGAAAAGAACATGATTTTGACATTTATTCTGTATTGCTAATATATTTTTAATATTTAATTCCTTTATAATCCTATGTAGATAGTAAAATTCATGTAAAAATATAGGAGGGAAGAATATGTTAAAGAAATGCAGAATTTTGTTATGTGTTCTGGTAGCGTTTGTATGCTGCTGGCAGTTAAGTGTTCCAGCAACAGCGGCAGAGAGCGCAAGAGAACCGGAAGTTTCGGTGCAAACTGAAAAATCTAAGTATTCAGATGGAGAGGAAATCAAAGGAACTATCACAGTTAATAACATTACAGAGAATAATCTTCAGAATGTAACTTTGAAATTTAATGTTCCTGCAGGTTACACTTCAAAGGATGGAAAAATCGAGGATGGAAAATGGTGCAGTACGATTTCGGAAGTAGCAGCAGGTGCGAAAACAGAGATTGCGTTTGACTTTGTGAAGCTGGATACTTCGGTTGTTCCGGGAAATAAGGATGACGTTGAAAAAAAGACGGATGTAAAAGTAGATACAAAGGTTGAAGTTGATGTGAAGCAGGGACCGAAGACCGGTGATTCGTTTCCGATTGTAAAAGTAATTGTTGTACTTGCAATTTGCGCGGGCGCGTTATTCTTTCTTATAAAGTATGGGAAGAAAAAGAATATTCTCTCAGCTTTTCTTGCTTTGGCAGTGGTTATGTCCTTCTTGCCGGTAAGAAATGTATTTGCAGCGCAAAATCAAGAAACTAAGCTTGAGAAAAAGACGATAGAATATAGCAAAGATATTGTGGTTGCCGGAAATAAGACAGTTTTGAAGCTGCAACTCACTTATTATCTGGAGAAAACAGAGAGTAAGAACACCCTGTCTTATGAAGGATATAATATAAAATGGCAGGATGAGTTTAATGGTACAGAATTAAACCGTGATGACTGGAATGTGGAGCTTCATGATCCGAAGTGGGTAAATGATGAATGGCAGGCGTACGTGGATTCGACAGAGAATATCTATCTTAAGGACGGAAAGCTTGTGATCAAGCCAATTAAGACAGTAGCAGAAGATGGATCTGTCAGCTATACATCAGGAAGAATTAATACACAGAGAAAACACGATTTTACATATGGCTTATTTGAAACGAGAGTAAGAGTTCCAGAGGGAAAGGGATATCTTCCGGCATTCTGGCTTATGTCATCGGATGAAAATCTGTATGGTCAGTGGCCAAGATGTGGCGAGATTGATGCAATGGAAGTTCATGGAAGTGATACGAAAACAACGTATGGGACGATTCATTATGGAAATCCACACAAGCAGACACAGGGAACCTATACATTGGAGAGTGGTAGTTTCTCTGATGAATTTCATACATTTGCTGTGGAGTGGATGCCGGGAAGAATTAACTGGTACATGGATGGTATTTTGTATCATACAGCAAATGATTGGTATTCGGCCACAGAAGGACAGGGTGAAATATCATATCCAGCTCCATTTGATCAACCGTTTTATATGATTCTCAATCTTGCAGTTGGTGGAAGCTGGGTAGGATATCCGGATGAGACAACAGATTTTGCAAATCAGAGCTATGAAGTAGATTATGTTCGTGTATATCAGAAAGACAGCTATGATGAGAATGTGGAAAAGCCGGAGAAGAATATTGTATTTAAGGAGCCGGATGCAAACGGAAACTATATCACAAATGGTGATTTTGCAGTGGCAGAAGATCTTGCAGATGATAAGGACTGGACATTCCTCACGGCAAATGGTGGTGCCGGTTTAGCAGAGATTGCCAATAATCAGATTGCAATTACAACAAGCAACGCAGGCAAACAGGATTACAGTATCCAGCTTGTTCAGCCGAATCTGCCAATGAAGAAAGGCGCTAAATACGAGCTTAGTTTCAAAGCGTGGGCAGATGAAAACCGGACGATGAAAGTGGATATTTCCGGTCCGGATGTGAATTATGTAAGATATTTCAATGATACAGAGGTTGCATTAACAACAGAGCCACAGACATTCAAATATGAATTTACGATGGAAAAAGCGGATGATGCAAATGGCCGTGTAGAATTTAACATGGGTAATACAACATCTACAGCAGGAATTAAGATTACAGATGTAACTCTTAAGAAGGTGAAAGAAGAATCCGTAGAAGAGAACAATAAAAAGCAGATGCTGACAGATGGTAACTTTGTCTATAATGGTAAGTTCCAGGAAGGTGCAGGACGTATGCTTTACTGGGATATCGACAACAAGGCAGATGCAGATGTATCTGTAACCGGTTTATCGGATAACAGACGATTGAAGATTGTTGTACCGGAGAGCGCAACCGGTACTGTAACAGTTTCACAGAGTGATATGGCTATGGTTACGGGTGCAGAATATGCACTTACCTATGACATTCAGGGTGATGCGGGAAAATCTATGGCGGTGACTGTGAATGGAAAAACTACAACAGCAGCATTAGACGGAAGTAATCAGAAGGGAAATACGATTAAATTTACATCTGAAAGTAATAAGAATTTAAGCTTTGTGTTCTCACAGCCGGGAACGTATTATCTAGATAATGTAAGAATTGATGAAGACAGTCTGATTAAGAACGGAAGCTTTAATGCCGGTTTTGCAGGTTATGAGCCGTATGCGGATAGTTCTGCATCGGCTACATGGGTAGTAGATTCCTTAACGGAGAAGTCAGCCGCGGATATTACCATCAAGAATACAGGTGCGCAGGATTGGATGATTCAGTTAAAGCAGAATAATGTTGAACTAATCAAAGATCAGAGTTATCGCTTAAGTTTCAAGGCAAAATCGAATATGGCTAGAAAAATCATGTTTGCAATTCAAAAAGATGGTTCTGCAGATGGTGATTGGACACCATATTCCGGACAGAAGACTGTGGATCTTACAAGGGATTACCAGACGTTTGAACTGGAATTTACAATGAAGAATGAGACAGATTTGAAATCCATCTTAAGTATATCTATGGGTGCTGTAGGTGGAAAGCAGATAACAACACAGCATCGAATCTGTATTGACGATATCAAGCTTGAAAAGATAGAAAAACCTACAGTGGCGGAAAAACCGGTTGGAGAAGAGTTGATTAATAATACAGATAATGTTGGAAATGATGGAATCTCCGATGAAAACAAAAAATGGGAGCATTTTACAAATGGCAATCAGGTAACATTTAACGGCGGTACAAGTACCTGGGATATCAAGAACTTAGGAGATTATGAGTACTCCGTTCAGTTGTTAAAGAAGGGAATTCAACTGGAGAAGGGATGCTGTTATGAACTCAAATTTACAGCAGAATCTACGGAAACAAGAAAGATTAAGTATGATTTTATGAACACATCATATGTTTCTTGGTATGCGGGTGATACGATTGAACTGTCAAAGGATACGCCAAAGAATATAACATACCAGTTCAAGATGGATAAAGATACAGACGTGAATACTTTGATGACAATTTCCATGGGCAAAATGGCTGACGGAGAGACTGCATTATCAAAAATAACCCTGTCTGGTTTCAGCTTAAAGAAGATTGATGCACTGACTCCTACAGAACCACCAGTTCCGAGCAATCCAACGGATCCAGAACAACCGGACGACCAGAAGCAGAATCTACTAAAAAATGGCGATTTCAAAGAGAATACTACGGGTTGGATCTGTTATATTAATCCAGAGGCAAGTCTTGCTGGTGCTGCAACAAATCCAATTATCATTGATGGAAAAGCTGTCTATTATATAACATCTGTAGGAACTGCGGATTGGCATATACATCTCAAGCAGGAAGGCATAACACTGGAACAGGGCGAAACATATACGCTGACATTTAAGGTAAAATCAGACGTAGACCGTACTATTAAGGTCGCGAGCATGGATTCTGCGAATGAAAAGTGGTATGTAGACGGAGTTTCGGATATAGAATTAACTGCAGGAGAGGAAAAAACTGTAAGTATACAATTATCCACGAAAACAAATCCGACAGATACCAATGCATATATTCAGGTCGCAATGGGATATATTGACAAAGAAC encodes the following:
- a CDS encoding helix-turn-helix domain-containing protein — its product is MSEYSSFQKKLTIASYLQREDNRIHHGYDEELLQYIYVMNGDPRVIEISKKMFRGNRNGKLSNDPIRQFKYLFVASTTLTTRYAIRGGMEPQDAYNLSDLFIQRVDLCMSIDEVCSLQTEMIQNFTEQVASIKTKKNQLSSNNLYVKQLEDYIYLHLHEKIRVEELANEVDLTPNYLSSLFKKETGCSIQQYITNKKIEVASNMLLYSEYSLTDIGNILAFSSTSHFIKTFKSIMGQTPRQYKLHIYDNNFISPLPSDSPTS
- a CDS encoding carbohydrate binding domain-containing protein, which produces MLKKCRILLCVLVAFVCCWQLSVPATAAESAREPEVSVQTEKSKYSDGEEIKGTITVNNITENNLQNVTLKFNVPAGYTSKDGKIEDGKWCSTISEVAAGAKTEIAFDFVKLDTSVVPGNKDDVEKKTDVKVDTKVEVDVKQGPKTGDSFPIVKVIVVLAICAGALFFLIKYGKKKNILSAFLALAVVMSFLPVRNVFAAQNQETKLEKKTIEYSKDIVVAGNKTVLKLQLTYYLEKTESKNTLSYEGYNIKWQDEFNGTELNRDDWNVELHDPKWVNDEWQAYVDSTENIYLKDGKLVIKPIKTVAEDGSVSYTSGRINTQRKHDFTYGLFETRVRVPEGKGYLPAFWLMSSDENLYGQWPRCGEIDAMEVHGSDTKTTYGTIHYGNPHKQTQGTYTLESGSFSDEFHTFAVEWMPGRINWYMDGILYHTANDWYSATEGQGEISYPAPFDQPFYMILNLAVGGSWVGYPDETTDFANQSYEVDYVRVYQKDSYDENVEKPEKNIVFKEPDANGNYITNGDFAVAEDLADDKDWTFLTANGGAGLAEIANNQIAITTSNAGKQDYSIQLVQPNLPMKKGAKYELSFKAWADENRTMKVDISGPDVNYVRYFNDTEVALTTEPQTFKYEFTMEKADDANGRVEFNMGNTTSTAGIKITDVTLKKVKEESVEENNKKQMLTDGNFVYNGKFQEGAGRMLYWDIDNKADADVSVTGLSDNRRLKIVVPESATGTVTVSQSDMAMVTGAEYALTYDIQGDAGKSMAVTVNGKTTTAALDGSNQKGNTIKFTSESNKNLSFVFSQPGTYYLDNVRIDEDSLIKNGSFNAGFAGYEPYADSSASATWVVDSLTEKSAADITIKNTGAQDWMIQLKQNNVELIKDQSYRLSFKAKSNMARKIMFAIQKDGSADGDWTPYSGQKTVDLTRDYQTFELEFTMKNETDLKSILSISMGAVGGKQITTQHRICIDDIKLEKIEKPTVAEKPVGEELINNTDNVGNDGISDENKKWEHFTNGNQVTFNGGTSTWDIKNLGDYEYSVQLLKKGIQLEKGCCYELKFTAESTETRKIKYDFMNTSYVSWYAGDTIELSKDTPKNITYQFKMDKDTDVNTLMTISMGKMADGETALSKITLSGFSLKKIDALTPTEPPVPSNPTDPEQPDDQKQNLLKNGDFKENTTGWICYINPEASLAGAATNPIIIDGKAVYYITSVGTADWHIHLKQEGITLEQGETYTLTFKVKSDVDRTIKVASMDSANEKWYVDGVSDIELTAGEEKTVSIQLSTKTNPTDTNAYIQVAMGYIDKELGSHTIELSNFVLTKN
- a CDS encoding MATE family efflux transporter produces the protein MKAKSVSLIEGKILKSLVMFAIPILIGNIFQQLYNVADTAIIGNVLGDQALAAVGATSALYSLVIGFANGITNGFSVVLARVFGEKDEEKLKQTSALIYFLTVIISIILTLASVISLHSILVMLKTPENILPKTESYLHIILTFAIVTMLYNMFSGILRAIGDSKTPLYFLLLSSALNVGLDFLFVKGLNRGIGGAAEATVIAQIVSVSLCIVYIWKKCPVLKFSMRYLKWDKALVKELLLTGFSMGLMLVVVSIGSVALQSAVNSLGEQIIAAHTAARKIDEIFMMPLGTLATAAATFASQNFGAGKYDRVYKGIKDAVLIAIGWSACAILIVFAIGKYMVKWLTGTSDAEIISNALMYMKINIVFFLVLSILLVLRSSLQGVGRKIVPVLGSGVELILKFGAVNIITNRLGYFGVCILEPIIWGICAIMVLVDFVVYQKTYKKVQAVQPV
- a CDS encoding SF0329 family protein, whose product is MGKRWSKLQSRLYNLMDEKAEFQIHCALYEMNSNDGYHGNKLPRYFITIGKDVVFDYPKQFDTTLKYGWNSYPWDCDISDISDVIEAYIECPENELMQPFTDDKWGITDILRACDRRIGKRRLIQMHDETENAVVREIIEKRLNLKRT
- a CDS encoding DUF6033 family protein, which produces MANLYGVSAYQQTNSTWNNTRTNNTKTDRKNAEKTDAQKTETDSVKTTTFNPADTTGSLVPTTKSGYGTVIGNVELSDKAKDYYNKLKAKFGNMDFILVSKDMKSQVQANAAAYGNAIKQVVLIDDEKIEKMATDESFRRKYEGIIAMSQAKLQEAKNSLTSSGASVNNFGMSVDANGKATFFATVEKAAKKKAEKKAAEKKAAQKKAEKAKDQKLAEKKTAEKKADEKRAEESKNEKTTTVDEKEYVQITVGSMEELIDKVSSYAYGNSEQNVLTESEKSVGQKFDFRG